Genomic window (Chryseobacterium sp. H1D6B):
CCATCGTTGCAAAGTCATTGGCCCCTTCCACCGTTTTTGGGTGAAAAATTCTGTAATCTGCCTTGCTGGGCTTGCCGTCTTTAAAAACTACACATGCAGAAACAGGATTTGTTCCCTGAATGTTGGAGTTGTCAAAGCCTTCAATGTGTCTTGGCTCAACAGGCATATGCAGCAGCTTTTGCATTTCTGCCATAATACGGGTAGTATGCCTTTCAGGGTCAACAATCTGAACCTGCTTTAATTTTTCTAAACGGTATTCTTTTGCATTCTTTTCAGAAAGCTCAACGATCCGTTTTTTATCTCCGACTTTTGGAACAACAAGCTTTACATTTGGAATTTCAACAGTTAGATGGAAGGGAAGAAGGACTTCTTTTGAATCTGAACCAAATTTCTGGCGGATCTCAATAAGAGCCTCCTCTAATATATCTTCATCGCTTTCCTCAAGAATTTTTTTGATTTCCGTAGTAAAACTCTGGATAATATTTCCGTTTCGGATTTTGAAAAAATTGACATATGCTGCTGTTTCATCGCTGGTCATTCCAAAAACATCTACATCATCAATATTAGGATTTACAACGGTATTTTTAGACTGATAGTCATCAAGAATATCAATTCTTTCTTTAATGGTTTGTGCATGTTCAAACTGCAGATTTTCTGCATGCTTCATCATTTGGCTGACCAGATAGTCCTTTGCCTTGCGGAAATCTCCTTTTACAATACCGCGGATAGCATCTATCTTTTCATCATATTCCTCTTTGCTTTCCAGATCTTCACACGGGCCTTCACAGTTTTTGATATGGTATTCCAGACAGACTTTGTATTTTCCTTCTGCAATTTTGCTTGGAGAAAGATTTAAATTACATGTTCTTAGTTTGTAAATATGTTTGATTGTTTCCAGTAAAATCTTTGCAGGACGTACTTTTGCATATGGTCCATAATATTCTGAACCGTCTTTAATAACATTTCTGGTTAGAAAAATTCTAGGAAAATCTTCATTTTTAATACAGATCCAGGGATAGGTCTTATCATCCTTCAGCATTACATTATAGAATGGTTGGTGTTCTTTTATTAAATTATTTTCTAATAAAAGAGCATCATATTCACTGTTTACAATGGTGGTTTCCAGTCGCTGGATCTTTCCTACCATTATTCTTGTCCTGTAGTCTGGAAGATTTTTATTAAAGTAAGAGAGCACCCTCTTTTTTAAATTTTTAGCCTTCCCCACATACAAAAGCTGCTCATTTTTATCGTAATAACGATAAACACCAGGTTCGGAAGGTAAAGTTTTGAGCTGTAATTCTAGAGAAGGATTCATATAACAAAATTACGTAATCTTTCCATATTTAAAAAGAAGAAAACCTGCAGAATGATCTACAGGTTTCAAATTAGATAATCGAGTGATTTTATCCGTTACTCATTTCAGTATAGGTATATATCAGGAAGCTGAAGTAATCCCATTTAACAGAATCTTTTGGATATTTTTTCATAAATTCCTGGTTGTCACCAAAAAGAAAATCGTAGTTATCTTCAAAATCATCTTTATGAAGCCATATTACTTTACCTCCTTTCTTTATATAGTAAGATTTAATTACTCCTCCGCCAAATGCAGGAGCTCCTACAAAACCGGTGGTTGCTGTCTGGCTTGCAAACGGATCATGATAAACAGAAATAATCTGATCAAAATCTGGATTGATGACCTGCATTAAAAATACTCTGCTTTCTTTCTTATTTTTTAGTGAAACTGTTTGGTTTTCAAAAGGTATTGGAGCGTCTGTTGTTGATTTTCTAAATTTTTTGGTGCTGTAATTTCTCATATTAGAGATGAACAGTGATGCTTTTTTTGCTTTTTCGGGATCAGTTGCAAATAGATACATCTCTGCAATATTTTCTGCATCAAATTTCATTACTTTCCTTGTGGCGCTGTCTTCGATAGTAATAGAAAGAATCTGACCTTTCTGCTTTACCCAAGATTTACTATACCCTTTTTGTACACTGCCGTCTTTCAGTATTATTGTAGAAACTTTTTTAGTTGATGCCGTATTGAACCCGTCATTGAACAGATAGTTATCCATTTTTTGTTTCTCTTCTTTAGAGTATTTTACTTTGTCTTGTGCAAAAGATGCTGTACTTATAAAGCATAATGCAATCAGTAAAGTCTTGAATTTCATGAATTATTGTTTTTAGTTAAGGCGGTAAAAGTAATCAATTAAATTACTTGTTTTAGAAAAACAAATACTGGGTAATATTTAGCTTTTACAATTATTGTTAAATGCGTAATTTTAAACAAATTTTTAAAAATGATATACGGTGTAGATGTTTTCAATTTCCACGATGTGCTGGAAATCTGTAAAACTCCAAATAAAGCTAAGCTGAATAAAGCAGCAAAGGATCAGATTTTAAAATCACAGAAAAATGTTCAGAAAATAGTAGAGTCAGATCGATGTGTCTATGGGATCAATACAGGATTCGGGCCTCTTTGTGATACTAAAATTTCTGCAGATGAAACCGCTCAGTTACAATATAACTTAATCATCTCTCATGCTGTAGGAGTTGGAAAGCCAATTGATAAAGAACTTTCAAAAATCATGATGATTACGAAAGTTCATGCATTATCAAAAGGGTTTTCAGGAGTTTCTCTGGAAGTGATCCAAAGAATGATTGTGATGCTTGAAAAAGATATTATTCCTGTGGTTCCAGAACAAGGATCGGTAGGAGCTTCTGGAGATTTGGCCCCTTTGTCACATTTGGTACTGCCTCTTTTGGGATTAGGACAGGTTTGGGAAGGTGATACAGTTTCCGAAACATTAGATGTATTAAAAAAGCATGATCTTGAACCTTTAACTTTAGGTCCAAAAGAAGGATTAGGATTAATCAATGGAACTCAGTTTATTCTGGCTCATGCTATTAAAGGGTTAGAGAAATTCGAATATTTATTGAATCTTGCAGATATGACCGCCGCTATGAGTCTTGAGGCTTACCGCGGTTCTGAAAGTCCGTTCAAAAAAGAACTTCATGACATAAGACCATTTGAAGGAAGCAAAAAAGTAGCGGCAAGAATGGTGAAATTCCTTAAGAATTCTGAGAACATGAAAGCTCATGAGGATTGTGAGAGAGTACAGGATCCTTATTCTATGAGATGTGTGCCTCAGGTTCACGGAGCGAGCAGAAATGCTTTTGAGCACCTAAAGTCCATGGCAGAAACAGAATTGAATTCAGTAACGGATAATCCAATTATTTTAAGTGCTGAAGAATCAATTTCAGGAGGAAATTTCCACGGACAGTTAATGGCGATGCCTTTAGATTATGCAACTTTGGCGGCCGCCGAATTAGGAAATATTTCAGACAGAAGAAGTTATTTATTGTTAGAAGGTAAATACGGATTGCCAAGATTGCTGACGGAAAGCTCAGGGTTGAATTCAGGATTTATGATTCCTCAATATACATCAGCAGCTTTGGTTACTGAAAATAAAACATTATGTTTCCCGGCTTCTGCAGATTCAATTCCTACAAGTTTAGGACAGGAGGATCATGTTTCTATGGGAAGTATTTCAGGGAGAAAATTCAATCAGGTTCTTGGAAACTTAGTGAATATTCTGTCTGTTGAATTAATGTTTGCAGCCCAGGGACTGGAATTTAGAAGACCTGCTAAATGCTCGAAAATTATAGAGCAGAATTATGCACTTATCCGTACTAAAGTAGATAAACTTGAAGACGACAGACTGATAGGAAAGGATATGCTGGCTATTGCAGAGCTGATCAACGAAAGAAAATTCATAGTTGAATTTTAGTTAAAATGAAAAGCCACAATCGGCTCCTAGAAAATAAATCTTATTGTAAAGCTCTCAATTTTGAGGGCTTTACTTTTTTATATTTGTAAACTTAAAACTAAAAAAATGATTATAAAAAGAGTAGATTCCGCAGATATTGATTTTCAGGATCTGGTCAAACTCCTTGATGCGGATCTGGCAGTGCGTGATGGTGATGACCACGACTTTTATCACCAATTCAACAAGATTGATATGCTGAAAAACTGTGTAGTAACTTATTTAGGTGATGAAGCCGTTGCCTGTGGAGCTTTTAAGCCATTTTCCGAAGACAGTGTAGAAATAAAAAGAATGTACACGAATCCTGATAAAAGAAAATTAGGACTCGCCTCTAAAACATTGAATGCATTAGAAATCTGGGCTGAAGAATCCGGATATAAAAAATGTGTTTTAGAAACAGGAATTATGCAGCCCGAAGCGATTGCCCTTTATGAAAAGAATGGATACAAACAAATTCCCAATTATGGAGAGTACGCCGGTGTAGAAAATAGTGTCTGTTTTGAAAAAATATTGTAAGGTTTCAATTAAATATAATTAATATTCTCATAATACTAAATTCATTTTTTAGGAGGTTTCAATTCACAATAAAGTGTTATAATTGTAAAACCAACCAAAATTATATAGTATGAGAAAAAATGTATTTTACCTTTTAGCCCTGTTTTTTATCTTGACCTCATGTACGAGAGACGGATTTCAAAACGAAACGGCAGGAATTGAAGTTGTTCAAAAAGATCCTTTGACTTCAAAACAGATCAATGCCGAAATCAACCAGTCTATTAAGACTAAAGGAACTTTCAGCTGGAACCAGTCATCTGATTATTTTGTCTGGAGCGCTGTTTTCCAAGGAAATAAAATAGCATCTGTCGGTTTCGGTTCTTCTAAAAAAGATTTTGACAGAAGTCTGTCTTCTGACAATGAGGAAATACAGAATGAAATTTTATCGGTGATCCAGAAGTACGAAGGCAAGGAAAAAGGAAGAGTTATAATGACTTCCGATAAGTTCCTGAATCAGATGGATGTTTTTATTGAAAAGCAAGAAACGATAGTTGCTTTGCGCCGTATGAAAACAGTACGTTATCTTGAGCCCGCTGACTATCATTATTTTGAAAATGAAAGAGGAACTGCCAAATCCAGCGGTTCATCAGGATGCGGATTTGAAACAGCAGTTTTGAATACTGCAGACTACACAACAGTCACTCCCAATGCAAAGGCACCCTGGTCTTTTTACAAACATAATATCACAAACGCCTGGAGCTACAGTACAGGAGCTGGAGTTACAGTAGGTCTTATCGATACCGGAGTTTCTCCAGAACAGAGCCTTCTTGGAAGCAGTTTTAATAACGGCCTATCTTCAGGAAGAACAATTAGTAAAATTGGTGTACACGTAGATTCTATATGGCCGTGGAGTACCGGATATGACGGGCCGGATGACCAGTGCGGCCATGGAACGAAAATGGCGTCAACAATTGCGGCTCCTAGAAATAACCAGGGACAGGCTGTCGGAGTTGCTTACAATGCCAATTTAATTGTATACCGTGCGGCAACAAATGTTGTGCTTGACGGCTATCACGAACAAAACGGAGTGAAAATAGCATTCACTGAGCTGGCAAATAATAATAATGTGAAAATTATTTCAATGTCAATGGGGCATATTTTCTCTGTCGGCAAAATTGAAGATGCTGTAAAATATGCTTATTCTAAAGGGAAATTAATTTTCTGTGCAGGAGGAACTTCTACAAGTTTTACCAATTTTGTGGGAGTGATTTTCCCGGCATGGATGCCCGAAACACAGGCGATTACTGGGGTAAAAGAAAATACTTCCAATCAAAAATGTGATGTCTGCCACTCAGGATCTGAAATTGATTTTACTTATCAGATGGAAAGAGCATCAGGAAGTAGTATTCCCGTTTTAAGTTACTACAACGCACAGGCCGATTATGTAGGAGGTTCTTCTGTAGCAACAGCTTCTACGGCAGGAATTGCAGCGTTAGTATGGGCTAAAAATCCATCTTGGACGAGAGATCAGGTTTTGAATAAAATGAGACAGTCGGCAACCTATTATCCGTCTCCTGATTCCAACTATGGATATGGAAATATTAATGTTTTAAATGCTGTTCAATAATTGACAGTGAAAAAATAACAGTTTACAAAAAGTACTCACACTTACCGGGAATAGTATTAATCCCCTAATTCATAATCTAAAGGAAGCATGTTTTCAATTTTATTTTTTGAAAAATCTCCTTGATTGATGAGCAGATCAGGATTTGAAATGTTCCCGCTTTCGTAGATCTCAAATGTTTCTCCTTCAGGATGTAGAAAAGAGGTTTGTACGACAAGGGTGCTGCTTTTTGTAAACTTTTTGTTTTTTAGGTCGAAAAAGAACTTTTTATAATTCACCTGCAGAATATCTTTGAAAGTAAGAATCATTTTTCCATCCTCTGTTTTGGTATAATCAGACTCGGGAATTTGGGTTTTAGCAATAGCCATTACATAAGGGCTTTCATTGTTTTTTCTTCTGGAAATATCAAGTATATCTTGCGGAAGGCTGATTACTTTTGACTTTGCTGTCATTTTGAAATAGTCTTTTATCTTTTCCAATTCTTCATCAGTAGGATATTTAGGATTGGGTATTTTAATGACTCTATTGACAACGAATCCCTCGCTGGCTGTTTTATTAGTAAAAATACTGCGTAAGAAATGCATCATACTTCCTTCATAAGCATTCATTCTGTTCAATTTTACTTTATCGCTTTGTTTTGATTCTTTAAAGAAACTTGTTCCGGTATAAGTGAACATTTTTGCATTAAAGTCTGCTGAAAAAGTAACTAGGTTATATTCAATAATATATCCCAGATTTTTATTTTCTATAAGTAAAGGCTGCGGGGCTTTTACTTTTAAAAGTTTATTCTGTTTGTCGTAAGAAAACTTTAAAGACCTTTGGTTTTTTATTTTAACATGCTGCTGATCGGAGCCGATGAAATTATCTAAAAAATAATTAATAAAATTCTTATAAGTTTCTTCCGTGTAAGGAATGATTTTTACCTCTTCTATTTCATTTACTTTAATTAAAACTACCTTTAACGTCTTATTGGAAACTTTTGAAGTTTCGGTGGTAAAAGTCTCATAATTTTCTTTTTGAAAAACTAAATTCCCGGTATTTTTGGAAGATAATTCGAGGGCGAAACTTCCGTCCTCTTTGGAGGTTGTCCCTATTTTTGTTCCGTCCAGATAGATATTCACATTGGAGATAGGTATTTCAGCATCATTCACTACTTTACCCTTAATAATCTGGGCAAAAAAGAAGTAAAACGGAAATAAAATGAGTGATAGTAATACTGTTTTTTTCATGGTAAACAATATTACTAAATTTATAGTGATAAAAAAAATATATCAAATATTCAGTTTGGGAGAATTAAATTAACCAATTCTCACGCTTGTCATACTGAGCGAACCGCCAATTAATTCATCATTAAATAAAGAGAGATTTTCAGACTTATCTTTCAAACCTAGTGCATAGATCAAAGGCAGATAATGATCTGGTGTAGGAACAGCATATTGTAAAAATGTTCCCTGTTTTTGATAATCGATAATATTTTGAAAACTGCCGTCAAGAAGCCAATTGTTAGTTTTTTCTCTTGCTTCAACTGCCCAGTCCCAGCCGGCTCCTACAGTATTGATATTTCTCCAGTCGATCAGCCTTAAATTATGTACAATGTTTCCGCTTCCGATAATTAAGATCCCTTTTTCACGGAGTTTATTTAATTTTTCAGCTAAATCAAAATGATACTGCGGAGGTTTTGTGTAATCGATACTTAATTGAATTACGGGAATATCTGCATTGGGATACATATGTTTAATTACGGACCATGCACCGTGATCTAAACCCCAATTATGATCTTCTTCCACCAAAGCTGGCGATAAAAGTGCTGCTGTTTCTTTAGCTAATTCAGGGCTTCCGGGAGCTGGATACTCTACATCAAACAAAGCTTTTGGAAAACCGCCGAAGTCATGAATAGTTTTAGGCATATCCATTGCCGTAACGAAAGTTCCGTGTGTAAACCAATGCGCAGAAATACATAAAATGGCATTTGGTTTTGGAATTTCTGCTGCCGCTTTTCTGAATCCCTGTACAAACTGATTTTCTTCGATTGCATTCATAGGAGAACCGTGCCCGAGAAATAAAACAGGCATTCTTTGAGTGTTTTCAAAATTGTCACTGATGTTTTGTAAATCGTTGAGGTTCATAGAATGTATTTTAAATTTAAAAGAAAAAAGGTTCAAGGTTTTAGAAAATCCTTGAACCTTTTAAGTATGCTGGTGATAATTATGCTTGTTTTACAAACTGTAATTCTCCTGCAATTTTTACATCGTCACTTACCATTACACCGCCGGCTTCCAATGTTGCATTCCAGTTTAAACCGAAATCTTTTCTGCTGATTTTTCCTTCAAAAGAGAAACCTGCTTTTGTATTTCCCCAAGGATCTTTATTGATACCCCCGAAATCTACATCTAAAGTGATCGGTTTTGTAATTCCGTTTACTGTAAGGTTTCCAGTAATGGTGTCATTTAATGCCTGAGATTCAAAAGTAATAGTTGGGTTAGCTTCAGTATTAAAAAACTCAGCAGATTTTAAGTGGTTGTCTCTATCTGTATTGTTTGTAAAGATAGAATCCGTTTCAATAGTTGCTGTTGTTTTCGCATTTTTGAAAGTATCATCATCAGCTTCAATTGCTGCATTAAAGTTTCTGAAACTTCCTTTTACGTTAGAGATCATCATGTGTTTTACTTTGAAAGTAATTTCACTATGAGTTGGGTCTAAATTCCATTTTGTAGCCATCGTATTTTATTTTTTGTTATTAATTATACTGCAAATGTATGCCGGGACAGGGGTACAAATCATTGATATAGGGTAAGAAATGAAAAAGTATTATTTTATTTTCATTCTTAGTCTGCCGTTCCGAATGAAGCGTCTTATAATCACCTCTTTTCCCCGTCGAAATAGCAAAACACAATTATGAAAATAAATATCATATTAAGTTAAGAAATTATTTTCATTCACTTTATGGATGTTTTTATTTTAACATTTCTTAACGGTTGGGTTTTATTTCTTATTTTTGTTCGATTCAATTTTATGCAATGAAATTATATAAATTATCTTTATTGATGATCGTTTTGGGCGGAACAGCTTTTGCCCAGACACAAAAATTTACGATGGCGGAAGCTGTAAACGGCTTAAGAACAAACTTAGCAGTGAAAAGTGTTTCTCAGTTTTCATGGTCTGAAGATGGGAAATCCTACATTCAGGGGGTGAAAGGCGGTTATTTAATTACAGATTTGAAAACCAATAAACAGGATACTTTGATTTCTGTAACTCAATTAAATAAAAGCTTTTCAGATAATAAACTGAAAGCCGTTCCTCAGATTAAATTTATCAGTAATTCTAATGCATATTTTAATGCGAACGGAAAGATGTACTGGGTTGAAAAATCTGGAAATGACTGGAAAATAAAGAACAGCGCTTCTTTGGATGAAAATGCATCTAATGTGAAAATTTTCGGAGATAACCAGACGTTGGCTTATACCGTTAAAAATAATTTATATATCAATAAAAACGGAAAAAGTAGTGCTGTCACGAATGATACAGATGAAAATATCATCAGCGGGCAGGCAGTACACAGAAACGAGTTTGGAATAGATACAGGGATTTTCCCTTCTCCAAACTCTGAAAACGTTGCTTTCTACAGAATGGATCAGAGCATGGTAGCAGATTATCCTGTGATCGACTGGTCTGTAACGCCTGCTGTAAGTCATACTATGAAATATCCGATGGCAGGACAGGCTTCTCACCAGGTTACCTTAGGAGTTTACAATATTAAAAGTAAGGCTGTAACATTCTTAAACATAGAAGGTGAAAAAGACCAATATTTGACGGCTGTTACCTGGAGCCCGGATTCAAAATATATTTTTGTGGGAGTTTTGAACAGAGGACAGAATCATCTGAAAATGAATCAGTATGATGCTGTTACAGGAAATTTTGTAAGAACTTTGTTTGAAGAAACCAATGATAAATATGTAGAGCCTCAGCATCCGCTGGTATTCTTCCCAAAATCCAATACAGACTTTATCTGGCAGAGCCAGAGAACAGGATATAATCATTTATTTCATTACAGCTTAGAAAAAGGGCTGGTTGCTCAAATTACAAAAGGAGACTGGCTGGTTACCGATATCTTAGGTTTTAGTGAAAAGAAAAAAGAGATCTATTTTATTTCGACTAAAGAAACTCCTTTAGAAAGACATTTATATAGAATCAACTGGACCAATTTCAAAATGCAGCGTTTAGATGATGCTTCAGGAATGCATTCAGGAGTATTGAGCAGTGACGGAAGTTATTTATTTGATATGTACAGTAATGAAGCAGCTCCGAGAGTGGCGAATATTATCAATACAAATACTTTAAAGTCTCATAATATCCTTACTGCTGAAAATACATTAAAGAATTATCAGAGACCGGAAATTAAAAATGTAGAATTAAAAGCGGATGACGGAACACCTCTATATGGAAAGATCATTCTTCCGACTAATTTTGATCCTAACAAAAAATACCCGGTTATTGTTTATCTGTATAACGGACCGCACTTACAGCTTGTAACGAATACCTTCCCAGCTTCCGGAAACCTTTGGTATGAATATATGGCTCAAAACGGATACATCATTTTTACAATGGATGGGAGAGGATCTTCTAACCGCGGAATGAAATTCGAGCAGGCCGTATTCAGAAATTTAGGGACTACTGAAATGAAGGATCAGATGAAAGGTGTGGATTATTTAAAATCTCTTCCTTATGTAGATGCTGAAAGAATGGGAATTCACGGCTGGAGCTTCGGAGGATTTATGACAACGAGCTTTATGCTCCGCCACCCGGAAGTTTTCAAGGTAGGAGTTGCCGGAGGACCTGTAATCGACTGGAAAATGTACGAGATCATGTATGGTGAAAGATATATGGATACACCGCAGGAAAATCCAGAAGGATATGCCGCAGCGAATCTTTTAGATAAAGTTCAGAACCTGAAAGGAAAACTATTGATGATCCACGGGGCTCAGGATGATGTAGTGGTTTGGCAGCATTCAATTAAATTTATCAAATCTGCTGTAGACAATGGAGTTCAGCTTGATTATTTTGTTTACCCGGGGCATCCGCACAATGTAATAGGAAAAGACAGAGTACATCTGATGCAGAAAGTAACTGATTATTTTGATCAGTATTTAAAAAAATAAATAGTTAGAAATCCAGCCGTCAGGCTGGATTTTTTCTTTAAAGATTAAAGTTTTTAACCATTAAGTTTATGTTTAAGATGTTATGAATAGGTAAGGTTCCATTCTTATCATTCATCAATGTTTTTGAATATGGATTGCCGTAATTTTGTCCTAT
Coding sequences:
- a CDS encoding YceI family protein: MATKWNLDPTHSEITFKVKHMMISNVKGSFRNFNAAIEADDDTFKNAKTTATIETDSIFTNNTDRDNHLKSAEFFNTEANPTITFESQALNDTITGNLTVNGITKPITLDVDFGGINKDPWGNTKAGFSFEGKISRKDFGLNWNATLEAGGVMVSDDVKIAGELQFVKQA
- a CDS encoding carboxypeptidase-like regulatory domain-containing protein, translated to MKKTVLLSLILFPFYFFFAQIIKGKVVNDAEIPISNVNIYLDGTKIGTTSKEDGSFALELSSKNTGNLVFQKENYETFTTETSKVSNKTLKVVLIKVNEIEEVKIIPYTEETYKNFINYFLDNFIGSDQQHVKIKNQRSLKFSYDKQNKLLKVKAPQPLLIENKNLGYIIEYNLVTFSADFNAKMFTYTGTSFFKESKQSDKVKLNRMNAYEGSMMHFLRSIFTNKTASEGFVVNRVIKIPNPKYPTDEELEKIKDYFKMTAKSKVISLPQDILDISRRKNNESPYVMAIAKTQIPESDYTKTEDGKMILTFKDILQVNYKKFFFDLKNKKFTKSSTLVVQTSFLHPEGETFEIYESGNISNPDLLINQGDFSKNKIENMLPLDYELGD
- the uvrC gene encoding excinuclease ABC subunit UvrC; amino-acid sequence: MNPSLELQLKTLPSEPGVYRYYDKNEQLLYVGKAKNLKKRVLSYFNKNLPDYRTRIMVGKIQRLETTIVNSEYDALLLENNLIKEHQPFYNVMLKDDKTYPWICIKNEDFPRIFLTRNVIKDGSEYYGPYAKVRPAKILLETIKHIYKLRTCNLNLSPSKIAEGKYKVCLEYHIKNCEGPCEDLESKEEYDEKIDAIRGIVKGDFRKAKDYLVSQMMKHAENLQFEHAQTIKERIDILDDYQSKNTVVNPNIDDVDVFGMTSDETAAYVNFFKIRNGNIIQSFTTEIKKILEESDEDILEEALIEIRQKFGSDSKEVLLPFHLTVEIPNVKLVVPKVGDKKRIVELSEKNAKEYRLEKLKQVQIVDPERHTTRIMAEMQKLLHMPVEPRHIEGFDNSNIQGTNPVSACVVFKDGKPSKADYRIFHPKTVEGANDFATMEEVIYRRYKRMLDEGENLPQLILIDGGKGQLSSAVKSLRLLGLYGKITIIGIAKRLEEIYFPEDSIPLYLDKKSETLKILQRVRDEAHRFGVKHHRVRRKNSTIKSELDEIPGVGEKTTELLLSKLKSVKRIKESSLETLEEILGKSKAKIIYEYFNS
- a CDS encoding GNAT family N-acetyltransferase — its product is MIIKRVDSADIDFQDLVKLLDADLAVRDGDDHDFYHQFNKIDMLKNCVVTYLGDEAVACGAFKPFSEDSVEIKRMYTNPDKRKLGLASKTLNALEIWAEESGYKKCVLETGIMQPEAIALYEKNGYKQIPNYGEYAGVENSVCFEKIL
- the hutH gene encoding histidine ammonia-lyase, producing MIYGVDVFNFHDVLEICKTPNKAKLNKAAKDQILKSQKNVQKIVESDRCVYGINTGFGPLCDTKISADETAQLQYNLIISHAVGVGKPIDKELSKIMMITKVHALSKGFSGVSLEVIQRMIVMLEKDIIPVVPEQGSVGASGDLAPLSHLVLPLLGLGQVWEGDTVSETLDVLKKHDLEPLTLGPKEGLGLINGTQFILAHAIKGLEKFEYLLNLADMTAAMSLEAYRGSESPFKKELHDIRPFEGSKKVAARMVKFLKNSENMKAHEDCERVQDPYSMRCVPQVHGASRNAFEHLKSMAETELNSVTDNPIILSAEESISGGNFHGQLMAMPLDYATLAAAELGNISDRRSYLLLEGKYGLPRLLTESSGLNSGFMIPQYTSAALVTENKTLCFPASADSIPTSLGQEDHVSMGSISGRKFNQVLGNLVNILSVELMFAAQGLEFRRPAKCSKIIEQNYALIRTKVDKLEDDRLIGKDMLAIAELINERKFIVEF
- the ygiD gene encoding 4,5-DOPA dioxygenase extradiol, with amino-acid sequence MNLNDLQNISDNFENTQRMPVLFLGHGSPMNAIEENQFVQGFRKAAAEIPKPNAILCISAHWFTHGTFVTAMDMPKTIHDFGGFPKALFDVEYPAPGSPELAKETAALLSPALVEEDHNWGLDHGAWSVIKHMYPNADIPVIQLSIDYTKPPQYHFDLAEKLNKLREKGILIIGSGNIVHNLRLIDWRNINTVGAGWDWAVEAREKTNNWLLDGSFQNIIDYQKQGTFLQYAVPTPDHYLPLIYALGLKDKSENLSLFNDELIGGSLSMTSVRIG
- a CDS encoding S8/S53 family peptidase, which encodes MRKNVFYLLALFFILTSCTRDGFQNETAGIEVVQKDPLTSKQINAEINQSIKTKGTFSWNQSSDYFVWSAVFQGNKIASVGFGSSKKDFDRSLSSDNEEIQNEILSVIQKYEGKEKGRVIMTSDKFLNQMDVFIEKQETIVALRRMKTVRYLEPADYHYFENERGTAKSSGSSGCGFETAVLNTADYTTVTPNAKAPWSFYKHNITNAWSYSTGAGVTVGLIDTGVSPEQSLLGSSFNNGLSSGRTISKIGVHVDSIWPWSTGYDGPDDQCGHGTKMASTIAAPRNNQGQAVGVAYNANLIVYRAATNVVLDGYHEQNGVKIAFTELANNNNVKIISMSMGHIFSVGKIEDAVKYAYSKGKLIFCAGGTSTSFTNFVGVIFPAWMPETQAITGVKENTSNQKCDVCHSGSEIDFTYQMERASGSSIPVLSYYNAQADYVGGSSVATASTAGIAALVWAKNPSWTRDQVLNKMRQSATYYPSPDSNYGYGNINVLNAVQ
- a CDS encoding S9 family peptidase, which gives rise to MKLYKLSLLMIVLGGTAFAQTQKFTMAEAVNGLRTNLAVKSVSQFSWSEDGKSYIQGVKGGYLITDLKTNKQDTLISVTQLNKSFSDNKLKAVPQIKFISNSNAYFNANGKMYWVEKSGNDWKIKNSASLDENASNVKIFGDNQTLAYTVKNNLYINKNGKSSAVTNDTDENIISGQAVHRNEFGIDTGIFPSPNSENVAFYRMDQSMVADYPVIDWSVTPAVSHTMKYPMAGQASHQVTLGVYNIKSKAVTFLNIEGEKDQYLTAVTWSPDSKYIFVGVLNRGQNHLKMNQYDAVTGNFVRTLFEETNDKYVEPQHPLVFFPKSNTDFIWQSQRTGYNHLFHYSLEKGLVAQITKGDWLVTDILGFSEKKKEIYFISTKETPLERHLYRINWTNFKMQRLDDASGMHSGVLSSDGSYLFDMYSNEAAPRVANIINTNTLKSHNILTAENTLKNYQRPEIKNVELKADDGTPLYGKIILPTNFDPNKKYPVIVYLYNGPHLQLVTNTFPASGNLWYEYMAQNGYIIFTMDGRGSSNRGMKFEQAVFRNLGTTEMKDQMKGVDYLKSLPYVDAERMGIHGWSFGGFMTTSFMLRHPEVFKVGVAGGPVIDWKMYEIMYGERYMDTPQENPEGYAAANLLDKVQNLKGKLLMIHGAQDDVVVWQHSIKFIKSAVDNGVQLDYFVYPGHPHNVIGKDRVHLMQKVTDYFDQYLKK